A region from the Populus trichocarpa isolate Nisqually-1 chromosome 18, P.trichocarpa_v4.1, whole genome shotgun sequence genome encodes:
- the LOC18107742 gene encoding proline-rich receptor-like protein kinase PERK1: MSAPTPTSPPSNTTAPPPSTTTPPPSTPPPTTPATPAAPPPTSPPPPPTPSAQPPASTPPPPPAASPPSSSPPSPPSSSPPPPPSSSPSPPSSPPPPSSTTPSTPSPPSSTTPSTPSPPSSTTPSTPTSKSSPPPPTSTSTPTSGGSSGISTGVVVGIAIGGVAILLVVSLFFICCNKRKRRRRDDEAAYYVPPPPGPKDDPYGGRQQYWQQNAPPPPDRVVAAMQNPPPPPPVASRPSPPPERVAMPPPPPPPLFMSSSGGSGSNYSGTENPYPPPSPGIALGFSKSTFSYEELARATDGFTDANLLGQGGFGYVHRGVLPNGKEVAVKQLKAGSGQGEREFQAEVEIISRVHHKHLVSLVGYCITGAHRLLVYEFVPNNTLEFHLHGKGRPTMDWPTRLKIALGSAKGLAYLHEDCHPKIIHRDIKASNILLDFKFEAKVADFGLAKISSDVNTHVSTRVMGTFGYLAPEYASSGKLTDKSDVFSYGVMLLELITGRRPVDSTQSFMEDSLVDWARPLLTRALEDGNFDTLVDQKLQNNYDQNEMARMVACAAACVRHSARRRPRTSQVVRALEGDVSLSDLNEGIRPGNSRVYGSYGSSDYDTSQYNEDMKKFRKMALGSQEYGASSEYSGPTSEYGLYPSGSSSEGQNTREMEMGKMKKASKGFSGSS, encoded by the exons ATGTCAGCTCCTACTCCCACGTCGCCGCCGTCTAATACTACGGCTCCACCTCCTTCCACCACCACTCCACCCCCATCTACCCCACCCCCTACAACTCCTGCAACTCCTGCAGCCCCTCCACCCACttctccaccacctccaccaaCCCCTTCTGCCCAACCACCTGCCTCaacacctccaccaccaccagctGCCTCACCGCCATCCTCCTCACCACCCTCACCGCCATCCTCCTCACCACCGCCACCACCATCCTCCTCACCGTCTCCACCCTCGTCCCCCCCTCCGCCTTCATCCACTACGCCGTCTACTCCCTCTCCGCCTTCATCCACTACACCGTCTACTCCCTCTCCGCCTTCATCCACTACGCCGTCGACTCCGACATCAAAGTCGAGTCCCCCACCGCCGACGAGCACGAGCACGCCGACAAGTGGGGGGTCGTCGGGAATTTCGACGGGGGTGGTAGTGGGGATAGCAATTGGGGGAGTGGCGATTCTGTTGGTAGTGAGTCTGTTTTTTATATGCTGTAATAAGAGGAAGAGAAGGAGACGTGATGACGAGGCCGCGTACTATGTGCCTCCTCCTCCTGGCCCGAAAG ATGACCCTTATGGTGGCAGACAACAATATTGGCAACAAAATGCTCCCCCACCACCTGATCGTGTTGTTGCAGCGATGCAAAACCCCCCTCCTCCACCACCCGTTGCATCAAGGCCATCACCTCCTCCTGAGCGTGTTGCAATgcctccaccacctcctccaccacTTTTCATGAGCAGCAGTGGTGGCTCTGGCTCCAATTATTCTGGTACGGAAAACCCATACCCACCACCTTCTCCAGGCATTGCTTTGGGTTTCTCTAAGAGCACATTTAGCTACGAGGAATTAGCAAGAGCAACAGATGGATTCACAGATGCGAACCTCCTTGGTCAAGGAGGTTTTGGGTATGTGCACAGAGGAGTTCTTCCAAATGGGAAAGAAGTAGCTGTCAAGCAGCTAAAGGCAGGAAGTGGGCAGGGGGAGCGTGAATTTCAGGCAGAAGTTGAGATCATTAGCCGTGTGCATCACAAACATCTTGTTTCATTGGTTGGATACTGCATCACCGGGGCTCATAGATTGCTTGTATATGAGTTTGTTCCGAATAACACTTTGGAGTTTCACTTGCATG GGAAGGGGCGACCCACCATGGATTGGCCTACGAGACTAAAAATTGCATTGGGTTCTGCGAAAGGTCTTGCATACCTTCATGAAGATT GTCATCCTAAAATCATTCATCGTGACATCAAGGCATCTAATATACTTTTGGATTTCAAGTTTGAGGCAAAG GTTGCTGATTTTGGACTAGCAAAGATCTCTTCTGATGTCAATACTCATGTCTCCACTCGGGTGATGGGAACTTTTGG GTATCTGGCTCCAGAATATGCTTCAAGTGGAAAACTAACAGACAAATCAGATGTTTTCTCCTACGGGGTCATGCTTCTGGAATTGATCACTGGTCGTCGACCTGTGGACTCAACTCAGTCTTTCATGGAGGACAGTTTGGTTGATTGG GCGAGGCCTTTACTGACTCGGGCTTTGGAAGATGGAAACTTTGATACCCTGGTTGATCAAAAGctacaaaataattatgatCAAAATGAGATGGCTCGCATGGTTGCTTGTGCGGCTGCTTGTGTGCGTCATTCAGCTCGCCGTCGACCACGCACCAGTCAG GTAGTCAGAGCTTTGGAAGGAGATGTGTCTCTCTCTGATCTTAATGAAGGAATAAGACCTGGGAACAGCAGAGTTTATGGTTCATATGGCAGTTCAGACTATGACACCAGTCAATACAATGAGGACATGAAAAAATTCAGGAAGATGGCATTAGGAAGCCAGGAATATGGCGCAAGCAGTGAGTACAGTGGACCAACCAGTGAATATGGCTTGTACCCTTCTGGCTCGAGCAGCGAAGGCCAGAACACCCGCGAAATGGAAATGGGAAAGATGAAGAAGGCCAGTAAAGGTTTTAGTGGAAGTTCGTGA
- the LOC7458767 gene encoding subtilisin-like protease SBT6.1, translating to MKIKIMISHHNLSTFPFKSSFFLALLSLSLFHLFSSPSPISQTLAPQNYIVRFKDYEKSDHHRRYLESRVKSDGWKWIERRNPAMDYATDFGVLAIQKERVIGEIERLEMVKDVNLDISYTKRDLLGFVDGEKRPGKMFTSMSFDAEESYAVAQTSNSSIHWGRQLLGQKSQVTSLFGADVLWSKGFTGHKVKMAIFDTGIRADHPHFRKIKERTNWTNEDTLNDNLGHGTFVAGVIAGQDAECLGFAPDAEIYAFRVFTDAQVSYTSWFLDAFNYAIAINMDVLNLSIGGPDYLDLPFVEKVWEITANNIIMVSAIGNDGPLYGTLNNPADQCDVIGVGGIDYNDHIAPFSSRGMSTWEIPHGYGRVKPDVVAYGREIMGSKISTGCKSLSGTSVASPVVAGVVCLLVSVIPESARKDILNPASMKQALVEGAAKLAGPNMYEQGAGRVDLLESYEILKGYQPRASIFPSVLDFTDCPYSWPFCRQPLYAGAMPVMFNATILNGMGVIGYIESAPTWHPAEEEGNLLSIHFTYSEVIWPWTGYLALHMQIKEEGAQFSGEIEGNVTLRVFSPPSPGEKGPRSSTCVLQLKLKVVPTPPRQKRVLWDQFHNIKYPPGYIPRDSLDVRNDILDWHGDHLHTNFHIMFNMLRDAGYYVETLGSPFTCFDARQYGTLLLVDLEDEYFQEEIEKLRDDVISTGLGLAVFAEWYNMDTMVKMRFFDDNTRSWWTPVTGGANIPALNDLLAPFGIAFGDKILNGDFSIDGEQSRYASGTDIVRFPRGGYTHGFPFLDSSESGATQNVLTSGTTKADSSILGLVEVGQGRIAVYGDSNCLDSSHMVTNCYWLLKKILDFTSRNIRDPLLFPDSAKKDAALFVDDNQLPTRRTDVNFSSYSAVVGKDLICKSDSRFEVWGTKGYNLHVRGRNRRLPGYPLIDLGRGLNSTIDTSNLRRPKDTQKNKVVSLGNRTWGMLSRDEADVPVLVASHWLLPAAIAITGLLLLSIWHIRQRRRRRRRGSGSGRLGNL from the exons atgaaaataaaaatcatgatcaGCCACCATAATCTCTCAACATTTCCATTCAAGTCCTCTTTCTTTTTAGCTCTcctttccctttctctcttcCATCTTTTCTCCAGCCCCTCTCCCATTTCCCAAACCCTAGCCCCCCAAAACTACATAGTCCGTTTCAAAGACTACGAGAAATCGGATCATCACCGTCGCTATTTAGAATCGAGAGTCAAATCGGACGGCTGGAAATGGATCGAGAGGAGGAATCCGGCGATGGACTATGCCACGGATTTCGGAGTGTTGGCGATCCAGAAGGAGAGAGTGATTGGAGAGATTGAGAGGCTGGAGATGGTGAAAGATGTGAACTTGGATATTAGTTATACGAAAAGGGATTTGCTTGGTTTTGTTGATGGCGAGAAACGCCCTGGCAAGATGTTTACTTCCATGTCATTTGACGCTGAAGAGAGTTATGCTGTAGCCCAGACTAGTAATTCTTCAATTCATTGGGGTCGCCAACTTTTGGGGCAG AAGTCACAGGTGACTTCCTTGTTCGGAGCAGATGTTCTTTGGTCAAAAGGGTTTACTGGTCATAAAGTCAAAATGGCTATTTTTGATACTGGAATTCGAGCTGATCACCCGCATTTCCGCAAAATTAAG gaGCGAACAAACTGGACTAATGAAGATACTTTGAATGACAATCTTGGACATGGAACATTTGTTGCTGGTGTTATTGCTGGTCAAGATGCAGAGTGTCTTGGTTTTGCACCTGATGCAGAGATTTATGCCTTTCGCGTGTTTACAGATGCACAG GTATCTTACACATCATGGTTCCTTGATGCATTTAATTATGCTATTGCAATCAATATGGATGTGCTAAATTTGAGCATTGGTGGACCTGATTACTTGGATCTACCATTTGTTGAGAAG GTCTGGGAAATAACAGCTAATAACATCATTATGGTTTCTGCTATTGGAAATGATGGACCTCTTTATGGAACATTAAACAATCCAGCAGACCAATGTGATGTTATCGGTGTTGGTGGCATAGATTACAATGATCACATAGCCCCATTTTCTTCGCGTGGCATGAGCACTTGGGAGATTCCTCATGG CTACGGTCGTGTGAAGCCCGATGTTGTTGCATATGGGCGGGAAATCATGGGATCCAAGATAAGCACTGGTTGTAAAAGTTTATCAGGGACTAGCGTGGCTAGTCCTGTGGTTGCTGGTGTGGTTTGCCTACTTGTCAGTGTTATTCCTGAAAGTGCTCGTAAGGACATTCTGAATCCAGCAAGCATGAAACAAGCTTTGGTTGAGGGGGCTGCTAAGCTTGCTGGTCCGAATATGTATGAGCAGGGTGCTGGAAGAGTTGATct ATTAGAATCATATGAAATCCTGAAGGGTTACCAACCTCGGGCAAGCATCTTTCCAAGTGTTCTTGATTTTACAGATTGCCCTTATTCCTGGCCCTTTTGTCGTCAGCCACTTTATGCAGGTGCTATGCCTGTTATGTTCAATGCCACCATTCTGAATGGAATGGGTGTCATTGGCTATATTGAAAGTGCTCCAACATGGCATCCTGCAGAGGAAGAAGGAAATCTTCTAAGCATTCACTTTACTTATTCAGAAGTTATCTGGCCTTGGACTGGTTATTTAGCATTGCACATGCAAATCAAGGAAGAAGGTGCGCAGTTCTCTGGAGAGATTGAGGGTAATGTAACTCTTAGGGTGTTTAGTCCTCCATCTCCAGGTGAGAAGGGCCCTCGAAGCAGCACTTGTGTGCTTCAACTGAAACTAAAAGTAGTTCCCACTCCACCAAGACAGAAGCGTGTTTTGTGGGATCAATTTCACAACATTAAATACCCTCCTGGATATATTCCAAGAGACTCTTTGGATGTTCGCAATGATATCCTTGACTGGCATGGGGATCACCTGCATACAAATTTTCATATCATGTTCAACATGTTACGAGATGCTGGGTACTATGTTGAAACTCTTGGTTCGCCTTTCACATGCTTTGATGCTCGCCAATATGGGACACTGCTGCTAGTGGATCTTGAGGATGAATACTTTCAAGAAGAAATCGAGAAACTGAGAGATGATGTTATCAGTACCGGATTGGGATTAGCTGTTTTTGCAGAATGGTATAACATGGATACAATGGTGAAAATGCGATTCTTTGATGATAATACGAGGAGCTGGTGGACTCCTGTTACTGGAGGTGCGAATATCCCAGCATTGAATGATCTTCTGGCCCCATTTGGGATCGCTTTTGGGGATAAGATTCTGAATGGGGATTTTTCCATTGATGGAGAGCAAAGTCGATACGCATCTGGAACTGATATTGTGAGGTTTCCAAGAGGTGGGTATACTCACGGTTTTCCCTTCCTGGATAGCTCAGAAAGTGGGGCCACCCAAAATGTGTTGACTTCTGGCACGACCAAG GCAGACTCTTCAATTCTTGGCCTTGTAGAGGTGGGACAAGGTCGCATAGCAGTTTATGGAGACTCCAACTGTCTGGATAGCAGCCATATGGTCACTAACTGTTACTGGCTCCTGAAGAAAATACTGGATTTCACTAGCAGGAACATTAGAGATCCATTGCTGTTCCCAGATTCAGCTAAAAAAGATGCGGCCCTATTTGTAGATGACAATCAATTACCTACTCGCCGTACTGATGTAAATTTCTCATCGTATTCTGCTGTTGTGGGGAAGGATTTAATCTGCAAGAGTGACTCCAGATTTGAAGTATGGGGAACTAAGGGATACAATCTACATGTTAGGGGAAGGAATAGAAGACTTCCAGGCTACCCTCTTATTGATCTGGGGAGGGGTTTGAATTCTACCATTGATACTTCCAATTTGAGGCGTCCAAAGGACACTCAGAAAAATAAGGTTGTCTCGTTGGGAAACAGAACTTGGGGCATGCTCTCCAGGGATGAG GCTGATGTACCGGTGCTAGTAGCTAGTCATTGGCTCCTACCTGCAGCAATAGCAATTACTG GCCTTTTGTTGTTGAGCATTTGGCACATTCGGCAAAGGAGGCgaaggaggaggagagggtCTGGTTCCGGCCGACTGGGCAATTTATAG